The following proteins come from a genomic window of Crassostrea angulata isolate pt1a10 chromosome 1, ASM2561291v2, whole genome shotgun sequence:
- the LOC128166241 gene encoding protein disulfide-isomerase A6-like — protein sequence MIPLAILAVALSSASALYSSSDDVLELTPSNFNKEVTMYDGLVFVEFYAPWCGHCQSLAPEWKKAATALKGVVKIAAVNADEHQSLGGQYQIQGFPTIKVFGANKNSPSDYQGGRTADAIVDTALSKLKSLVQDRLKGRGGSSGRSGGSGGKSGGGSADDVVELTDSNFERLVLDSDDMWLVEFFAPWCGHCKNLAPHWQSAASEMKGKVKFGALDATVHSVMANRYGVRGYPTIKMFPAGKKDGDAMEYDGGRTSSDIVNWATEKLAENLPPPEVVQIVSQDTIKTNCEEKQLCVVAVLPHILDCQSKCRNDYIQILKDLSTKYKKQPWGWVWSEAGQQMELEAALGIGGFGYPAMAAVNTRKQVYVLLKGPFSEKGINEYLRDLSYGKGAPIPLKDTKIANIEKTEPWDGKDGELPVEDDIDLSDIDLDDGKDEL from the exons atgatACCACTAG CGATTTTGGCTGTGGCCTTATCCTCGGCCTCTGCCCTATACTCCAGCTCAGATGATGTCCTAGAGTTAACCCCCTCTAATTTCAACAAAGAAGTCACCATGTATGATGGTCTTGTGTTTGTGGAGTTTTATGCACCATG GTGTGGACATTGTCAATCATTGGCTCCCGAGTGGAAAAAAGCAGCCACTGCTCTCAAG GGGGTTGTGAAGATTGCAGCAGTAAATGCTGATGAGCACCAAAGCTTAGGAGGACAATATCAGATCCAAGGGTTCCCCACCATCAAAGTCTTTGGTGCCAATAAAAACAGTCCATCTGACTACCAAG GTGGAAGAACAGCCGATGCCATTGTTGACACAGCTCTTTCCAAACTGAAATCTCTGGTTCAGGACAGGCTGAAAGGTCGTGGTGGATCAAGTGGTCGAAGTGGTGGCAGTGGTGGAAag TCGGGTGGCGGCAGTGCTGACGATGTGGTAGAGCTGACAGACAGTAACTTTGAGCGGCTGGTGCTGGACAGTGACGACATGTGGTTGGTCGAGTTCTTTGCCCCGTGGTGTGGACATTGTAAGAACCTGGCCCCACACTGGCAGAGTGCTGCCTCAGAGATGAAGGGCAAGGTCAAGTTTGGAGCTCTGGATGCTACAGTGCACAGCGTCATGGCCAACAGATACGGG GTCCGAGGATATCCCACCATCAAGATGTTCCCTGCCGGTAAGAAGGACGGAGATGCCATGGAATATGATGGAGGGCGAACCTCTTCAGACATTGTCAACTGGGCCACAGAAAAACTCGCTGAGAACCTCCCTCCCCCGGAAGTTGTACAG ATTGTGTCCCAAGACACCATCAAGACAAACTGCGAGGAGAAGCAGCTGTGTGTGGTCGCAGTCCTCCCCCACATTCTGGACTGTCAGTCCAAGTGTCGAAATGACTACATTCAGATCCTGAAGGACCTGAGCACAAAGTACAAGAAACAACCCTGGGG ATGGGTGTGGTCTGAGGCGGGTCAACAGATGGAGCTTGAGGCTGCTCTTGGCATTGGTGGATTTGGTTATCCC GCTATGGCAGCTGTAAACACAAGAAAACAAGTCTATGTTTTACTGAAGGGTCCATTTAGTGAAAAAGGCATTAATGAATACCTCAG aGATTTATCATACGGCAAAGGTGCTCCTATCCCTCTCAAAGATACCAAAATTGCGAACATCGAAAAAACTGAACCCTGGGACGGAAAAGATGGAGAg CTCCCTGTTGAAGATGATATAGATCTGAGTGACATTGACCTGGATGATGGAAAAGATGAATTATAG
- the LOC128155184 gene encoding cadherin-23-like isoform X2, with amino-acid sequence MFLKWLLCVAVFTAKFCIVEGAVCIGTTTLGADPSLNNENLENNNDTGYLVTDPAFTAGCCGVLTSWRVSIQAPGKISLQIWRPEGAKFKLVGENSFSFNSASQLIVHLLNVPQSQRIVVQQNDAIGWYTTPGDMVPYKQGVGSASGNYMQVFATPPSVGTSYDWTSAGFFSQRSYGVQADIEENVAPKFTNLPTTKTYPDTTPTTTIMAVSVTDDNTGDLTTLSVTIATHTDKFSVSSNEITTKTGWTWSVGTYDVTVAVTDQCGNAASSTVTIVIENSTPDISNLPSSSDLPEDITSETNLKDLTVSDVQTYTCAISTVEPSSGNTRFTLKQAPGTSVYSIYSTENPTFSYSLVPQYKINVTCTDEYSLTSWGEFTVNIKPNKPPELDKLPATVSVSAKTTTIGTEVFDASATDPDSSQVFYNKTCSPDPCPFEINGDGKVKATEDLMLHKVPSYDLYIYAYDGRSLVGPETLTLNVIDINHVPEISNLPTATVTVPENTAVGVEVFTVRVRDVDPADTHTYTVVYSPAEGEAYFTVDTNTGVITVKGSIDYETLRTQNKLKYDVTITAYDGRESSTPQQMTLMVIDVNEPQTGFVKAMYSTETGEGKSGDVLSNPFTGTQVLDPDFNDVQTFTMDCGANQGQFRMNSNTGLITLSSEYDLDAAGKTQEVVTCTVTATDKGGHTVSTQLSITVNEINDNAPVLDKGSYSYFVSQCTSVGSPIGQVTSTDKDVKPEHKDVTFDLTSNVGFLVGNDGKIHVAQDLCDVPVGTKYDLTLTASNADGLKDTAPVTIVITDPTTTTSTTSTTTTTTTAAPPTAGGSTSSTDGFFDNLENLAWFVPAVILAAIMVALLFYFLYKCIRNSDALSRLCCKRKTSISKVRDPQKIDGKYEWSVWSHSDYTDTKQDIRHRQYMDEKQPYKSCKPEIVPASSTEHIYESVRSSACSIVVQSRDKRQSIRWNTLTTLFDLNSKDVQNILKNLEPENESSV; translated from the exons ATGTTTCTAAAGTGGTTGCTATGTGTTGCGGTTTTTACTGCAAAGTTTTGCATAGTTGAAG GAGCAGTTTGTATTGGTACAACAACACTGGGAGCAGATCCAAGCCTTAACAatgaaaaccttgaaaataatAATG ATACCGGGTACCTGGTGACGGACCCAGCCTTCACCGCGGGGTGTTGCGGGGTACTAACAAGCTGGAGGGTCTCTATCCAGGCCCCCGGCAAAATCAGCCTCCAAATATGGCGCCCCGAAGGGGCTAAATTCAAGCTTGTCGGAGAAAACTCCTTCTCCTTTAACTCTG caaGCCAACTAATCGTTCACCTTTTGAATGTTCCACAAAGTCAGAGGATCGTGGTTCAACAAAATGACGCCATCGGGTG GTATACTACCCCAGGTGATATGGTGCCTTACAAGCAAGGGGTGGGGTCTGCTTCCGGGAATTACATGCAGGTTTTTGCCACGCCCCCCTCTGTAGGAACATCCTATGATTGGACATCGGCTGGTTTCTTCAGCCAACGATCCTACGGTGTCCAGGCTGATATAGAAGAAA ATGTCGCGCCAAAATTTACAAACCTTCCAACAACCAAGACCTATCCAGACACAACTCCAACCACGACCATCATGGCGGTTTCTGTGACAGACGACAACACAGGGGACCTGACAACGCTATCTGTCACCATAGCAACACACACTGACAAGTTCAGTGTTTCTTCTA aCGAGATTACCACTAAAACTGGGTGGACCTGGTCCGTtggtacatatgacgtcacagttGCTGTAACAGACCAATGCGGAAATGCAGCATCCTCTACAGTGACAATTGTTATCGAAAACTCA ACCCCCGACATATCTAACCTCCCTTCGTCCTCTGACCTGCCAGAAGACATAACATCCGAGACAAACCTCAAGGACCTAACCGTATCAGATGTACAAACATACACATGCGCAATCAGCACCGTGGAACCAAGTTCCGGGAACACCAGATTTACTCTAAAGCAGGCACCAGGAACTTCAG TATATTCCATATACTCTACGGAGAACCCGACCTTTTCCTATTCCCTTGTTCCCCAGTACAAGATCAACGTTACCTGTACTGATGAATACAGTCTGACGTCATGGGGGGAGTttactgtaaatataaaacCAAACAAACCACCGGAACTGGACAAGCTTCCAG CAACTGTGTCAGTGTCGGCCAAAACTACGACCATCGGGACGGAAGTGTTCGATGCCTCTGCGACTGATCCAGATTCCAGTCAGGTCTTCTACAATAAGACGTGCTCCCCTGACCCTTGTCCTTTTGAAATTAACGGAG ATGGGAAAGTAAAAGCGACTGAGGATCTAATGCTACACAAAGTCCCATCATACGACTTGTACATCTATGCATATGATGGACGCTCTCTGGTTGGACCAGAAACTCTTACTCTTAATGTAATCG ATATCAACCACGTTCCGGAGATCAGCAATCTCCCCACAGCCACTGTGACGGTCCCAGAGAACACCGCCGTGGGGGTGGAGGTGTTTACTGTCAGAGTGAGGGATGTGGACCCCGCAGACACCCACACTTACACGGTGGTCTACAGCCCCGCCGAGGGGGAGGCCTACTTCACTGTAGACACCAACA CTGGTGTAATCACCGTGAAGGGCAGTATTGATTATGAGACTCTCAGAACGCAGAATAaactgaaatatgacgtcacaatcacGGCTTACGACGGCAGGGAGAGCTCGACACCTCAACAGATGACCTTAATGGTGATTGACGTCAACGAGCCACAGACTGGGTTTGTTAAGGCGATGTATTCCACAGAAACGGGAGAAGGAAAG TCAGGTGACGTGTTGTCGAATCCTTTTACTGGTACGCAAGTTTTAGATCCCGATTTCAATGATGTTCAAACATTTACCATGGACTGTGGAGCCAATCAAGGGCAATTCCGTATGAACTCAAATACAG GACTAATCACCCTATCATCAGAGTATGACCTTGATGCTGCTGGAAAGACACAGGAAGTGGTAACATGCACGGTCACTGCAACGGACAAGGGCGGACACACGGTCTCAACCCAGCTGTCAATCACTGTCAACGAAATAAACGATAACGCCCCCGTATTGGACAAGGGAAGCTACTCTTACTTTGTCTCGCAGTGTACGTCCGTCGGGTCTCCGATTGGTCAGGTCACATCTACAGACAAGGACGTAAAGCCCGAGCACAAGGACGTGACATTTGACCTCACATCGAACGTAGGGTTCTTGGTAGGGAATGACGGGAAAATTCACGTTGCTCAGGATTTATGTGACGTACCCGTGGGTACAAAGTATGACCTTACGCTCACTGCGTCTAACGCCGACGGGTTAAAGGATACCGCCCCGGTAACAATCGTCATTACAG ACCCTACAACCACCACATCAACCACATCAACCACCACGACCACGACCACAGCAGCGCCACCTACTGCCGGTGGCTCCACTTCTTCTACGGACGGCTTCTTTGACAATCTGGAGAACTTGGCCTGGTTTGTTCCGGCGGTCATTTTGGCAGCGATAATGGTGGCgctcttgttttatttcctgTATAAGTGCATTCGCAATTCTGACGCATTGTCACGTTTATG CTGCAAGCGAAAAACATCTATATCTAAAG TGAGAGATCCTCAGAAGATTGATGGGAAGTACGAATGGAGTGTGTGGTCTCATAGTGACTACACGGACACCAA
- the LOC128155184 gene encoding cadherin-23-like isoform X1 → MFLKWLLCVAVFTAKFCIVEGAVCIGTTTLGADPSLNNENLENNNDTGYLVTDPAFTAGCCGVLTSWRVSIQAPGKISLQIWRPEGAKFKLVGENSFSFNSASQLIVHLLNVPQSQRIVVQQNDAIGWYTTPGDMVPYKQGVGSASGNYMQVFATPPSVGTSYDWTSAGFFSQRSYGVQADIEENVAPKFTNLPTTKTYPDTTPTTTIMAVSVTDDNTGDLTTLSVTIATHTDKFSVSSNEITTKTGWTWSVGTYDVTVAVTDQCGNAASSTVTIVIENSTPDISNLPSSSDLPEDITSETNLKDLTVSDVQTYTCAISTVEPSSGNTRFTLKQAPGTSVYSIYSTENPTFSYSLVPQYKINVTCTDEYSLTSWGEFTVNIKPNKPPELDKLPATVSVSAKTTTIGTEVFDASATDPDSSQVFYNKTCSPDPCPFEINGDGKVKATEDLMLHKVPSYDLYIYAYDGRSLVGPETLTLNVIDINHVPEISNLPTATVTVPENTAVGVEVFTVRVRDVDPADTHTYTVVYSPAEGEAYFTVDTNTGVITVKGSIDYETLRTQNKLKYDVTITAYDGRESSTPQQMTLMVIDVNEPQTGFVKAMYSTETGEGKSGDVLSNPFTGTQVLDPDFNDVQTFTMDCGANQGQFRMNSNTGLITLSSEYDLDAAGKTQEVVTCTVTATDKGGHTVSTQLSITVNEINDNAPVLDKGSYSYFVSQCTSVGSPIGQVTSTDKDVKPEHKDVTFDLTSNVGFLVGNDGKIHVAQDLCDVPVGTKYDLTLTASNADGLKDTAPVTIVITDPTTTTSTTSTTTTTTTAAPPTAGGSTSSTDGFFDNLENLAWFVPAVILAAIMVALLFYFLYKCIRNSDALSRLCCKRKTSISKVRDPQKIDGKYEWSVWSHSDYTDTKIEMR, encoded by the exons ATGTTTCTAAAGTGGTTGCTATGTGTTGCGGTTTTTACTGCAAAGTTTTGCATAGTTGAAG GAGCAGTTTGTATTGGTACAACAACACTGGGAGCAGATCCAAGCCTTAACAatgaaaaccttgaaaataatAATG ATACCGGGTACCTGGTGACGGACCCAGCCTTCACCGCGGGGTGTTGCGGGGTACTAACAAGCTGGAGGGTCTCTATCCAGGCCCCCGGCAAAATCAGCCTCCAAATATGGCGCCCCGAAGGGGCTAAATTCAAGCTTGTCGGAGAAAACTCCTTCTCCTTTAACTCTG caaGCCAACTAATCGTTCACCTTTTGAATGTTCCACAAAGTCAGAGGATCGTGGTTCAACAAAATGACGCCATCGGGTG GTATACTACCCCAGGTGATATGGTGCCTTACAAGCAAGGGGTGGGGTCTGCTTCCGGGAATTACATGCAGGTTTTTGCCACGCCCCCCTCTGTAGGAACATCCTATGATTGGACATCGGCTGGTTTCTTCAGCCAACGATCCTACGGTGTCCAGGCTGATATAGAAGAAA ATGTCGCGCCAAAATTTACAAACCTTCCAACAACCAAGACCTATCCAGACACAACTCCAACCACGACCATCATGGCGGTTTCTGTGACAGACGACAACACAGGGGACCTGACAACGCTATCTGTCACCATAGCAACACACACTGACAAGTTCAGTGTTTCTTCTA aCGAGATTACCACTAAAACTGGGTGGACCTGGTCCGTtggtacatatgacgtcacagttGCTGTAACAGACCAATGCGGAAATGCAGCATCCTCTACAGTGACAATTGTTATCGAAAACTCA ACCCCCGACATATCTAACCTCCCTTCGTCCTCTGACCTGCCAGAAGACATAACATCCGAGACAAACCTCAAGGACCTAACCGTATCAGATGTACAAACATACACATGCGCAATCAGCACCGTGGAACCAAGTTCCGGGAACACCAGATTTACTCTAAAGCAGGCACCAGGAACTTCAG TATATTCCATATACTCTACGGAGAACCCGACCTTTTCCTATTCCCTTGTTCCCCAGTACAAGATCAACGTTACCTGTACTGATGAATACAGTCTGACGTCATGGGGGGAGTttactgtaaatataaaacCAAACAAACCACCGGAACTGGACAAGCTTCCAG CAACTGTGTCAGTGTCGGCCAAAACTACGACCATCGGGACGGAAGTGTTCGATGCCTCTGCGACTGATCCAGATTCCAGTCAGGTCTTCTACAATAAGACGTGCTCCCCTGACCCTTGTCCTTTTGAAATTAACGGAG ATGGGAAAGTAAAAGCGACTGAGGATCTAATGCTACACAAAGTCCCATCATACGACTTGTACATCTATGCATATGATGGACGCTCTCTGGTTGGACCAGAAACTCTTACTCTTAATGTAATCG ATATCAACCACGTTCCGGAGATCAGCAATCTCCCCACAGCCACTGTGACGGTCCCAGAGAACACCGCCGTGGGGGTGGAGGTGTTTACTGTCAGAGTGAGGGATGTGGACCCCGCAGACACCCACACTTACACGGTGGTCTACAGCCCCGCCGAGGGGGAGGCCTACTTCACTGTAGACACCAACA CTGGTGTAATCACCGTGAAGGGCAGTATTGATTATGAGACTCTCAGAACGCAGAATAaactgaaatatgacgtcacaatcacGGCTTACGACGGCAGGGAGAGCTCGACACCTCAACAGATGACCTTAATGGTGATTGACGTCAACGAGCCACAGACTGGGTTTGTTAAGGCGATGTATTCCACAGAAACGGGAGAAGGAAAG TCAGGTGACGTGTTGTCGAATCCTTTTACTGGTACGCAAGTTTTAGATCCCGATTTCAATGATGTTCAAACATTTACCATGGACTGTGGAGCCAATCAAGGGCAATTCCGTATGAACTCAAATACAG GACTAATCACCCTATCATCAGAGTATGACCTTGATGCTGCTGGAAAGACACAGGAAGTGGTAACATGCACGGTCACTGCAACGGACAAGGGCGGACACACGGTCTCAACCCAGCTGTCAATCACTGTCAACGAAATAAACGATAACGCCCCCGTATTGGACAAGGGAAGCTACTCTTACTTTGTCTCGCAGTGTACGTCCGTCGGGTCTCCGATTGGTCAGGTCACATCTACAGACAAGGACGTAAAGCCCGAGCACAAGGACGTGACATTTGACCTCACATCGAACGTAGGGTTCTTGGTAGGGAATGACGGGAAAATTCACGTTGCTCAGGATTTATGTGACGTACCCGTGGGTACAAAGTATGACCTTACGCTCACTGCGTCTAACGCCGACGGGTTAAAGGATACCGCCCCGGTAACAATCGTCATTACAG ACCCTACAACCACCACATCAACCACATCAACCACCACGACCACGACCACAGCAGCGCCACCTACTGCCGGTGGCTCCACTTCTTCTACGGACGGCTTCTTTGACAATCTGGAGAACTTGGCCTGGTTTGTTCCGGCGGTCATTTTGGCAGCGATAATGGTGGCgctcttgttttatttcctgTATAAGTGCATTCGCAATTCTGACGCATTGTCACGTTTATG CTGCAAGCGAAAAACATCTATATCTAAAG TGAGAGATCCTCAGAAGATTGATGGGAAGTACGAATGGAGTGTGTGGTCTCATAGTGACTACACGGACACCAA GATAGAAATGCGATGA